The following proteins come from a genomic window of Leptospira barantonii:
- a CDS encoding M61 family metallopeptidase: protein MSKLKFLVQEYQLTGHYLQVELEVESVKKETVLSLPVWSPGSYMVRDYSRHVHKIEAFALGKNGKSLEVVPIGLDSWSVQSEGESFRIRYVVYGYDYSVRSNYFTTEFCLLHPPALFLYPRDEEVSEITLEISNTLPFEFCHTGLHGKGKKRSSINLDEFLDAPILLSNRTSIPFRSGECDHEIVLEGELSKSVQKTLIADLQKITGEQIRAFGGSPNARYLFVLILSEGAYGGLEHLNSSVNMYDPLKALSKDGYLKLLELLSHEYFHLWNVKRIRPIALGPFDYQKPSLTKELWIAEGITSFYDAYFLLRTKHLGAESYLAKVMEDLQSLEKSEGESWMSLEDSSFTAWTKFYNRPNDPNASNTGVSYYVKGGILALAMDLYLLSETSGKFSLLDVMNEVYQIFFVGKKRGFTKIEFFEAAKKKTGVDLKLEFGDYLDKPVAIPIERYFHKIGVKRSDSAPSIELGFSTREERGNLILSKVDWKVLDPSVDLSQGDEWIALNGTRIHSGNRKDLLKQFKAGDRVDLLIARRGKILKRKLKLSKRFQSSQFKFEEHPSDDQVRLRNLFFGLG from the coding sequence TTGTCTAAACTTAAATTTTTAGTTCAGGAATACCAACTTACGGGACACTATCTTCAAGTAGAATTGGAGGTAGAGTCCGTCAAAAAAGAAACCGTTCTTTCTCTTCCCGTTTGGTCGCCGGGTTCCTATATGGTTCGGGATTATTCCAGACATGTTCATAAGATCGAGGCCTTTGCTTTAGGGAAGAATGGAAAGAGTTTGGAAGTTGTTCCAATCGGTCTCGATTCTTGGAGCGTTCAATCCGAGGGAGAATCCTTTCGCATACGTTATGTGGTATACGGTTACGATTATTCGGTTCGTTCCAATTACTTTACGACGGAATTCTGTCTTTTACATCCGCCGGCTTTGTTTTTATATCCCCGAGACGAGGAAGTTTCGGAAATTACATTAGAAATATCGAATACTCTCCCCTTTGAATTTTGTCATACCGGTTTGCACGGTAAGGGCAAAAAAAGATCTTCGATCAATTTGGATGAATTTTTGGATGCACCGATTCTTTTATCGAACCGCACGTCGATTCCGTTTCGTTCCGGAGAATGCGACCACGAAATCGTTCTCGAGGGAGAATTGTCCAAGTCCGTTCAAAAAACTTTGATCGCGGATCTTCAAAAAATTACTGGTGAACAGATCCGCGCGTTCGGCGGATCGCCGAACGCGCGTTACTTGTTTGTTCTGATTTTGTCGGAAGGAGCTTACGGAGGATTGGAACATCTCAATTCTTCCGTAAACATGTATGATCCGTTGAAGGCTCTTTCCAAAGACGGTTATTTAAAACTTTTGGAGCTTTTGTCTCACGAATACTTTCATCTTTGGAACGTAAAAAGAATTCGTCCCATCGCACTCGGACCTTTCGATTATCAAAAGCCGAGTCTTACGAAAGAATTGTGGATCGCGGAAGGAATCACTTCGTTTTACGACGCTTATTTTTTACTGAGAACCAAACATCTGGGCGCGGAATCCTATCTTGCAAAGGTAATGGAAGATCTGCAAAGTTTGGAAAAGTCGGAAGGAGAATCCTGGATGAGCTTAGAGGATTCTTCCTTTACCGCTTGGACAAAATTTTACAATCGCCCGAACGATCCGAACGCGAGCAACACGGGAGTTTCGTATTACGTAAAGGGCGGGATTTTGGCTCTTGCTATGGATCTTTATCTTTTATCTGAAACTTCCGGAAAATTTTCTTTGTTGGATGTGATGAACGAAGTTTATCAGATTTTTTTTGTCGGGAAAAAACGGGGTTTTACGAAAATCGAATTCTTTGAAGCGGCGAAAAAGAAAACAGGCGTCGATCTCAAGTTGGAGTTCGGGGATTATTTGGATAAACCGGTCGCGATTCCGATCGAAAGATATTTCCACAAAATCGGTGTTAAACGATCTGATTCCGCTCCGAGCATTGAACTTGGGTTTAGTACGAGAGAGGAAAGAGGAAATCTGATTCTCAGCAAGGTGGATTGGAAAGTTTTGGATCCTTCCGTGGATTTGAGTCAAGGCGACGAATGGATTGCGTTGAATGGAACCAGAATTCATTCAGGAAATCGTAAGGATCTTTTGAAACAATTTAAAGCCGGTGATAGGGTGGATCTTTTGATTGCGCGCAGAGGTAAGATTCTGAAACGAAAGTTGAAACTTTCCAAACGGTTTCAATCGAGTCAGTTTAAGTTCGAGGAACATCCGTCGGATGATCAGGTTCGTTTGCGGAATTTATTCTTCGGTCTTGGTTGA
- a CDS encoding MFS transporter, giving the protein MRTSQSVPTRVMAGYAVAEIGITAVEVLAQIYLLEFFVTAVGLKASLAGIALAVAVLWDAISDPLMGYISDHTRTNFGKRRPYILSGGILLGLSVFLMFSPPSLETQTQKFFFLLLVYLLVNTSMTVLAVPHIALGGEMAFVPSERTRIFGWRFFFSNVGFILVLILPSVFSALFPTQDEVSRLLITRNYTSIAIAGILIVTCAIAFLATEGRDQTATAADFKKSPETKTDPRKNKRIGFSDLKSVFKNRYFLPLIGAFIIATFGRTFNSSIVNLYYKYRIRLTEAEIGLMILVPFVLCLILSILLWVYLAGKFGKKWPAFWGVFLLGLMTVIVYPLFPERGIVPILFVAVFGGFFAGAILLFDSLVADIVDYDELITGHKREGWFFGLWKMATKVARALGLGFGGILLSGIGYQEGSADQIPELGFRLSILFGPVVGSFFLLGAFVFLGMPLTKERHQRIQTLLLKRREIRIKSTRKELTQDF; this is encoded by the coding sequence ATGCGGACTTCTCAGTCTGTCCCCACACGAGTTATGGCCGGATACGCGGTGGCCGAAATCGGAATCACCGCGGTAGAAGTTTTAGCGCAGATTTATCTTTTGGAATTTTTCGTAACGGCGGTGGGACTCAAGGCCTCGTTAGCCGGAATCGCACTTGCGGTCGCGGTCTTATGGGACGCGATCTCGGACCCGCTTATGGGTTATATCTCCGATCATACGAGAACGAACTTCGGTAAAAGAAGACCTTATATCCTAAGCGGAGGAATTCTTTTAGGACTTTCCGTTTTCTTAATGTTTTCTCCCCCTTCTTTGGAGACGCAGACCCAGAAATTTTTCTTTCTTTTGCTCGTATATCTTCTCGTAAACACGTCCATGACGGTGCTCGCGGTTCCGCATATCGCGCTCGGTGGAGAGATGGCATTCGTTCCGAGCGAACGAACCCGTATTTTCGGATGGAGATTCTTTTTTAGCAACGTGGGGTTTATTCTCGTTTTGATTTTACCTTCCGTTTTTTCGGCTCTGTTTCCCACACAAGACGAAGTATCACGGCTTTTGATCACGAGAAATTACACTTCGATCGCGATCGCGGGAATTTTGATCGTAACCTGCGCGATCGCCTTTCTCGCAACCGAAGGACGAGATCAAACCGCCACGGCCGCCGATTTCAAAAAAAGCCCGGAAACAAAAACCGATCCTCGCAAAAACAAACGAATCGGATTCTCCGACTTAAAAAGTGTATTCAAAAATCGTTATTTTCTACCCTTGATCGGCGCGTTTATCATCGCCACTTTCGGAAGAACATTCAATTCATCGATCGTAAACTTATATTATAAATATAGAATTCGTTTAACCGAAGCCGAAATCGGCCTGATGATTCTTGTTCCGTTCGTGCTTTGTTTGATTCTTTCCATTCTTCTTTGGGTTTATTTGGCGGGAAAGTTCGGAAAAAAATGGCCCGCGTTTTGGGGAGTTTTCCTTTTAGGGTTGATGACCGTAATCGTTTATCCTCTATTTCCGGAAAGAGGAATCGTTCCGATCTTGTTCGTCGCAGTGTTCGGAGGTTTTTTCGCGGGAGCGATCCTGCTCTTTGATTCCTTAGTCGCGGACATCGTGGACTACGACGAACTGATCACCGGACACAAGAGAGAAGGGTGGTTCTTCGGACTTTGGAAAATGGCAACCAAGGTTGCGAGAGCGCTCGGTCTCGGCTTCGGAGGAATTCTTTTGAGCGGTATCGGTTATCAGGAAGGATCCGCCGATCAGATCCCGGAACTCGGTTTTCGTCTTTCGATTCTTTTCGGTCCCGTTGTGGGCAGTTTTTTTCTATTGGGCGCTTTTGTTTTTTTAGGAATGCCTCTTACCAAGGAAAGACATCAAAGAATTCAAACTCTTCTTTTAAAAAGAAGAGAGATAAGAATCAAGTCGACGCGGAAGGAACTCACTCAAGATTTCTAA
- a CDS encoding peroxiredoxin, with product MSDSMLGTNLPALSLESTEGKSVKLPEDIAGSWTLLYFYPKDDTPGCTKQACSYRDNIGEFKKIGAKVYGVSLDDLGSHGNFIEKYSLNFPLLSDPDHKLSEALGVYGDQEWRGKVYKGLSRDSFLISPDGKVQKVWRKVDPTTTVEETLQEISKVSGK from the coding sequence ATGTCAGATTCGATGTTAGGAACAAATCTTCCCGCACTCAGTTTGGAAAGTACGGAAGGAAAGAGTGTAAAACTTCCGGAAGATATCGCGGGTTCTTGGACCCTTCTTTATTTTTATCCGAAAGACGATACCCCGGGTTGTACAAAACAAGCCTGCAGTTATCGGGATAATATTGGAGAATTCAAAAAAATCGGAGCCAAGGTCTACGGCGTGAGTTTGGACGACTTGGGTTCTCATGGAAATTTTATCGAAAAGTATTCCCTGAACTTTCCTCTTTTATCGGATCCCGATCATAAACTCAGCGAAGCGTTGGGAGTGTACGGAGATCAGGAATGGAGAGGAAAAGTTTATAAAGGACTTTCTCGGGATTCTTTTTTGATTTCTCCGGATGGAAAGGTTCAAAAGGTTTGGAGAAAAGTTGACCCTACTACAACCGTGGAAGAAACTCTCCAAGAGATTTCAAAAGTCAGCGGTAAATGA
- a CDS encoding GAF domain-containing SpoIIE family protein phosphatase: MSERQLSLSLISDITARINSTDDLEELLGIIIETTKDVLNTEGCSLLLYDRDEDCLVFNVAKGTKGESLTELKVPRGKGIAGMVLETLEPVIVNDAANDPRIYRNIDETVGFVTNNLICVPMSTQGEIQGVLEAVNSLGRNEFTNKDIKVLQYLSDLAAIAIRNRRLILDLKSRANELDCLFQLSQAISNIAEMDQFLNLTVHSISEVMGAERVSLIFFNLKSGKYELKKSIGFSLEDEEHFINEKEGVIKKIIETGAPLLVQNNSNNMEEWVRPERYKTKSFISVPIRQDGKIIGILNSADKKSGDSFNNADQNVLSTISNQIAEAYNSLLSKDQKEKLNSIRRDMQIASQIQVNSLPNIPKKIQGLELETSYIASKEIGGDFYDLIYHNPDEVSVLIADVSGKGIAAALFMEFSKTIIAGEVSRNSSTSISLMSANRIIQEKSGYFMFVTVMLARINMAKRRIRFSSAGHNEQLLYKAKEKKVVSLSGKGMPLGIKESEIDEHEIDYSPGDLLILYTDGVSEAMNESNEMYGLENLTRLIERNGEMPLSALKELIIDTTDAFRGEADPHDDYTLFMVRLP; the protein is encoded by the coding sequence ATGAGTGAAAGGCAACTATCCTTATCCCTAATTTCAGATATTACGGCGAGAATCAACTCGACCGACGACCTGGAAGAACTTCTCGGTATCATCATTGAAACAACGAAAGACGTTCTCAACACGGAAGGTTGTTCCCTTTTGTTGTACGATCGGGACGAAGACTGTCTCGTATTCAACGTAGCCAAGGGAACCAAGGGAGAATCCTTAACGGAACTGAAAGTTCCCCGAGGAAAAGGAATCGCCGGAATGGTTCTAGAAACTCTGGAACCCGTAATCGTAAACGACGCGGCGAACGATCCGCGCATTTATAGAAACATCGACGAAACGGTGGGCTTTGTTACGAACAACCTGATCTGCGTTCCGATGAGTACTCAAGGTGAAATCCAAGGAGTTCTCGAAGCGGTCAATTCTTTGGGAAGAAACGAGTTCACGAACAAGGACATTAAGGTTCTTCAATATCTTTCCGATCTCGCCGCGATCGCGATTCGAAATCGAAGACTGATTCTGGATTTGAAAAGCCGCGCCAACGAGCTGGATTGTTTGTTTCAACTCAGCCAGGCGATTTCGAACATCGCCGAGATGGATCAGTTCTTAAATCTCACCGTACATTCCATTTCGGAAGTGATGGGAGCGGAACGTGTTTCCTTGATCTTTTTCAACTTAAAAAGCGGTAAATACGAACTCAAAAAAAGCATCGGCTTTAGTCTTGAAGACGAAGAACATTTCATCAACGAGAAAGAAGGTGTGATCAAAAAAATCATCGAAACCGGCGCGCCCTTGCTCGTTCAAAACAATTCGAACAACATGGAAGAATGGGTTCGTCCCGAAAGATACAAAACGAAATCCTTCATCTCGGTTCCGATCCGTCAGGACGGAAAGATCATCGGGATTCTCAATTCCGCGGATAAAAAATCCGGGGATAGTTTTAACAACGCGGATCAAAACGTTCTCAGCACGATCTCGAATCAGATCGCCGAAGCGTACAATTCTCTTCTTTCCAAGGATCAAAAGGAAAAACTCAATTCGATCCGAAGAGATATGCAGATCGCTTCTCAGATTCAGGTGAATTCTTTACCGAACATTCCGAAAAAGATTCAAGGCCTCGAACTCGAAACGAGTTATATCGCTTCGAAAGAAATCGGCGGCGATTTTTACGATCTGATCTATCATAACCCCGACGAAGTGAGCGTTCTCATTGCGGACGTTTCCGGTAAAGGAATCGCCGCCGCGCTTTTTATGGAATTTTCCAAGACGATCATCGCCGGCGAGGTTTCTCGGAATTCTTCGACTAGCATCAGTTTGATGAGTGCGAACCGAATCATCCAGGAAAAATCCGGTTACTTTATGTTTGTCACCGTGATGCTCGCGAGAATCAACATGGCAAAACGTAGAATTCGTTTTTCAAGCGCGGGTCACAACGAACAACTTCTTTATAAGGCCAAAGAAAAAAAGGTGGTGAGTCTTTCCGGAAAAGGAATGCCTCTCGGGATTAAGGAATCCGAAATCGACGAACACGAAATTGATTATTCTCCCGGCGATCTTTTGATCCTTTATACGGACGGGGTCAGCGAAGCGATGAACGAATCGAACGAGATGTATGGACTTGAAAATCTTACAAGACTCATCGAACGAAACGGAGAAATGCCTCTCAGCGCCTTAAAAGAATTGATCATCGATACGACCGATGCATTCCGAGGTGAAGCCGATCCTCACGACGACTACACCCTCTTTATGGTTCGTCTTCCTTAA
- the argB gene encoding acetylglutamate kinase: MEKLLERVNHILEALPYITKYSGKTVVIKYGGAAMAKADLKESFAKDIVLLKYVGINPVIVHGGGPEINRLLDSLKIPTEFVHGHRVTNAQTMDVVEMVLTGKVNKQIVSMINSQGGKAVGISGKDGNLAKAVKTPIEIELEGKEKQLFDVGLVGKIESVNPEILHNLQKEGFIPVISPVAESAEGDSLNINADTFAGEIAGALKAEKLILLTDTEGILIDGKLATGLNRGKVKDYIRKGEISGGMIPKVECCLTAIDQGVRRTHIIDGRVPHSILIEIFTDQGIGSLIE, from the coding sequence ATGGAAAAACTTTTAGAAAGAGTCAATCATATCCTCGAAGCCCTCCCCTATATCACGAAGTATTCGGGCAAGACGGTTGTGATCAAATACGGCGGGGCCGCAATGGCAAAGGCCGATCTAAAAGAATCCTTCGCAAAAGATATCGTTCTTTTAAAATACGTGGGAATCAATCCCGTGATCGTTCATGGAGGCGGACCCGAAATCAATCGCCTCTTGGACAGTTTAAAAATTCCAACAGAGTTCGTTCACGGACATAGAGTTACGAACGCTCAAACCATGGACGTAGTCGAAATGGTTCTTACCGGAAAGGTAAACAAACAAATCGTGTCCATGATCAATTCTCAGGGAGGAAAGGCCGTAGGAATTTCCGGCAAGGACGGAAACCTAGCAAAGGCGGTAAAAACTCCGATCGAGATCGAACTCGAAGGAAAAGAAAAACAACTGTTTGACGTAGGCCTCGTCGGAAAGATCGAATCCGTAAATCCGGAAATTCTTCACAACCTCCAGAAAGAAGGATTCATACCGGTCATATCTCCCGTCGCGGAATCGGCGGAAGGAGACAGCCTCAACATCAACGCGGATACGTTCGCCGGTGAAATCGCGGGCGCGCTCAAAGCCGAGAAATTGATTCTTCTTACGGACACGGAAGGAATTCTCATCGACGGAAAACTCGCTACGGGTCTCAACCGAGGCAAGGTAAAGGATTATATTCGAAAGGGAGAAATTTCAGGCGGAATGATTCCGAAAGTGGAATGTTGTCTTACTGCGATCGATCAGGGAGTGAGAAGAACCCATATCATCGACGGAAGAGTTCCACATTCCATTCTCATCGAGATTTTTACGGATCAAGGTATTGGTTCTTTAATCGAATAA
- a CDS encoding DUF1564 domain-containing protein, giving the protein MGYLILDSDQEIESPLQQRITITATLLIPETTWIRYSPEVARKLPKKIPYLLRRYGKYLTALPRLGRNARTTLYQPSFGKETMKRINVRLSTGSWTFLGTLAQVHGVSRCYLFNFLLSLEELEVANSIVDVMNAGVPTFHRKYKYILDLDLINNSITRRLQCEPNGIFLTLDYRDWYPS; this is encoded by the coding sequence ATGGGTTATCTGATTTTAGATTCTGATCAAGAAATTGAATCTCCGCTTCAGCAAAGAATTACGATTACTGCAACTCTTCTGATTCCTGAAACGACTTGGATTCGTTATAGTCCGGAGGTTGCGCGGAAACTTCCCAAGAAAATTCCTTATTTGTTGCGTCGTTATGGTAAGTATCTCACAGCTCTTCCAAGATTAGGGAGGAACGCGAGAACCACTTTGTATCAACCTAGTTTCGGAAAAGAAACGATGAAAAGAATCAATGTTCGGCTTAGCACCGGTAGTTGGACTTTTTTAGGAACTCTTGCGCAAGTGCATGGGGTGTCTCGTTGTTATCTTTTTAATTTTCTTTTGTCGTTGGAGGAGTTAGAAGTCGCGAATTCTATCGTGGATGTTATGAATGCGGGAGTTCCTACGTTCCACCGAAAGTACAAATATATTCTCGACCTCGATTTAATCAACAACAGCATCACAAGACGGCTACAATGCGAACCGAACGGAATTTTTCTCACATTGGACTACAGAGATTGGTATCCGTCCTGA
- a CDS encoding SDR family NAD(P)-dependent oxidoreductase, whose product MSSKNQETIGKKNVILTGGSGGLGRAIVESLVAEGYSVVNLDVQAPKKILSGEFFLQTDLTNDEDLSSSLLKWENLGAAEGWVPYGFIHCAGYGGPYHSITEVDLEEWDRIFSINIRSAFRISKMLLLIFQKLQLGRMVFIASSLSLIGAANSVAYSSSKHALIGFVRSLADEWGGFGITSNAVSPGYMETSMGIQEDQVSDHRNKILAMTPSRKIASPSEIARVVSFLLKEESSYINGANWTVDGGITAI is encoded by the coding sequence GTGTCTTCGAAAAATCAGGAAACGATCGGAAAGAAGAATGTGATTCTCACGGGAGGAAGCGGGGGACTCGGTCGTGCCATCGTGGAATCTCTTGTGGCAGAAGGTTACTCCGTCGTGAATCTCGACGTTCAGGCTCCGAAAAAAATTCTTTCCGGAGAATTCTTTCTCCAAACGGATTTGACGAACGATGAGGATCTTTCTTCTTCCTTATTGAAATGGGAGAATTTGGGTGCCGCCGAAGGTTGGGTTCCTTACGGTTTCATTCATTGTGCTGGTTACGGAGGTCCGTATCACTCGATTACCGAAGTTGACTTGGAAGAATGGGATCGAATTTTTTCGATCAATATTCGATCGGCGTTTCGAATTTCCAAAATGCTCTTGCTTATATTCCAAAAATTGCAATTAGGGAGAATGGTGTTCATCGCGTCTTCCTTATCTTTGATCGGAGCCGCGAATTCGGTCGCATATTCTTCCTCGAAACACGCGTTGATCGGTTTTGTTCGCTCTCTCGCCGATGAATGGGGTGGCTTTGGGATTACGTCTAACGCGGTCAGCCCGGGTTATATGGAAACTTCGATGGGCATTCAGGAGGATCAGGTTTCCGATCATCGAAATAAGATTCTTGCGATGACTCCCTCCCGTAAGATTGCGTCGCCTTCGGAGATCGCACGAGTCGTTTCGTTTTTGTTAAAAGAAGAATCTTCCTATATCAACGGAGCCAATTGGACTGTCGACGGTGGAATCACCGCGATTTGA
- a CDS encoding SDR family NAD(P)-dependent oxidoreductase, protein MILFITGCAGGLGKKLAEDAFAAGHSILITDINEKELKKFSAPWKNEKDRVLVSKLDVTSPSDWKKVMDLAYKKWGRVDALLNVAGYLLPGYIYEVPANQIDRHMDINAKGVMYGTREAATRMVAGGAGHIVNIASLAGVAPISGISLYSTSKFAVRGFSLAIAQELKEKNVYISVVCPDAIKTPMLDLQKDYEQASMTFSGDKVLTVEEVSKIVLGKVLTKKPLEVLIPGSRGILAKIGNLFPAMTGSLGPMLRKKGLKKQAVYSKG, encoded by the coding sequence ATGATTTTATTCATCACTGGATGTGCAGGCGGTCTTGGAAAAAAATTGGCCGAAGACGCCTTTGCGGCGGGTCATTCGATTTTGATTACGGACATCAACGAGAAGGAACTTAAAAAATTCTCAGCTCCTTGGAAAAACGAAAAGGATCGGGTTCTTGTTTCCAAACTCGACGTAACTTCTCCTTCCGATTGGAAAAAAGTTATGGATCTCGCGTATAAAAAATGGGGAAGAGTCGACGCGCTCCTAAACGTTGCCGGCTATCTTTTACCCGGTTATATCTACGAGGTCCCCGCGAATCAAATCGATCGTCACATGGACATCAACGCTAAAGGTGTGATGTATGGAACGAGAGAAGCCGCAACAAGAATGGTTGCGGGAGGCGCGGGTCATATCGTAAACATCGCTTCGTTGGCGGGAGTCGCTCCGATTTCGGGGATCTCCTTATATTCCACTTCCAAGTTTGCGGTCAGAGGATTCTCCCTTGCAATCGCTCAAGAACTCAAAGAGAAGAACGTTTACATATCCGTGGTTTGTCCGGATGCGATCAAAACTCCGATGCTCGATCTTCAAAAAGATTACGAACAAGCTTCCATGACTTTTTCCGGAGATAAGGTTCTTACCGTGGAAGAGGTTTCCAAAATCGTTCTTGGGAAGGTTCTTACGAAAAAACCTCTCGAGGTTTTGATTCCGGGAAGCAGAGGAATTCTCGCAAAGATCGGAAATTTATTTCCCGCTATGACCGGAAGCCTCGGGCCAATGCTTCGAAAGAAAGGTCTGAAAAAACAAGCCGTTTATTCGAAAGGTTAA
- a CDS encoding 7TM diverse intracellular signaling domain-containing protein: MKTILFFLCAFIPTLIFSENEESWKPIDLRKGTWIAVDDFKKEYPNGIDSSLSNVKKISNFPIVLNEIFETPVGVGLKEYTLQTRFQIREDLSKTKIYKPIFLYLESIGENWEIFLNGHSLDREVHLDSSGKDMLLRRTIRSFRLPVDSSLLKPGENLLTFRLIGDVPASALSKNVDLGFYIDGDYSITTEQKLSGEISTLVNLCLNTIYVFFGLYHLLIYAKRREDRYNLYFGIFSVFMALYSLSRSNIAFDVIHDTTWITRIEYATVSLLSPLFLLFMQDYFYGRAKFSKVLFGILVLNLIIAAVTLVEPFRYTMTSLRLWQISILPTLLYLLYFMSKAVYLRKKDAILLATSMFTVVFIAVYDVIDSVFFQSGIRFTQFAYFLFVVALTTILANRFISLYRQSEDLNIELSQQKLELARQKNAFFRFVPVQFLNVLGKDSAVEVNLGDSVLKEMSVLFTDIRSFTTISEQMTPEENFRFINDYLASMEPVIQRHEGFVDKFMGDGILALFSGEGEAMNPNLHGKTSADKAILAAIEMKKKVQAINAEAKDSHFRGLKIGIGINTGNLMLGTVGSRSRLDTTVIGDTVNVASRLESLTNLYRADILITKNTLSSMTIADGLAIREIDSVVVKGKTDPIIIYEVYEADAPHIRKLKDTTLPLITRGIILYKVADFQEALINFEQALKVFPEDIVSILYRKRCQEYIASPPTGNWIGVQHLLEK, from the coding sequence TTGAAAACGATCCTATTCTTCCTTTGCGCATTCATTCCAACTTTGATTTTTTCTGAAAACGAAGAATCTTGGAAACCCATAGATTTAAGAAAAGGAACTTGGATCGCGGTCGACGATTTCAAAAAAGAATATCCGAACGGAATCGATTCTTCCCTTTCGAACGTAAAAAAAATCTCGAACTTTCCGATCGTCTTAAATGAAATTTTCGAAACCCCCGTCGGAGTCGGTTTGAAAGAATACACGCTTCAAACACGGTTTCAAATCCGAGAGGATCTTTCCAAAACCAAAATCTACAAACCCATCTTTTTATATCTAGAATCCATCGGCGAAAACTGGGAGATTTTTCTGAACGGACATTCTCTCGATCGGGAAGTTCATCTGGATTCTTCGGGAAAAGATATGCTTTTGCGAAGGACGATCCGTAGTTTTCGTCTTCCGGTCGATTCAAGTCTTTTAAAACCGGGTGAGAATCTTCTGACCTTTCGTTTGATCGGAGACGTTCCGGCTTCGGCGCTTTCTAAAAACGTGGATCTTGGTTTTTATATCGACGGGGATTATTCCATCACAACCGAACAAAAACTTTCCGGCGAAATTTCCACGTTAGTCAACCTTTGCTTGAATACGATTTACGTATTCTTCGGTCTTTATCATCTTTTGATTTACGCAAAACGAAGAGAGGATCGATACAATCTTTACTTCGGAATTTTCAGCGTTTTTATGGCGCTTTATTCCCTTTCCAGATCGAACATCGCGTTCGACGTGATTCACGATACGACCTGGATTACAAGAATCGAATACGCCACCGTTTCGCTTTTATCTCCCTTGTTTCTTCTGTTTATGCAGGATTATTTTTACGGAAGAGCCAAGTTCTCAAAAGTTCTTTTCGGAATTCTCGTCTTAAACCTGATCATCGCGGCGGTAACTCTTGTCGAACCGTTTCGTTATACGATGACAAGCCTTCGACTTTGGCAGATTTCCATTCTTCCCACGCTTTTGTATCTTTTGTATTTTATGAGCAAGGCGGTTTATCTAAGAAAGAAGGACGCGATTCTTTTGGCGACGAGCATGTTCACGGTTGTGTTTATCGCGGTTTACGACGTGATCGATTCCGTTTTCTTTCAATCGGGAATTCGTTTTACTCAGTTTGCGTATTTCTTGTTCGTAGTCGCGTTAACCACCATTCTCGCGAACCGTTTTATCTCTTTGTATCGTCAATCCGAAGACTTAAACATCGAACTCAGTCAACAAAAACTCGAACTCGCAAGACAGAAGAATGCGTTCTTCCGTTTTGTTCCGGTTCAATTCTTAAACGTTCTCGGAAAAGATTCCGCTGTGGAAGTGAATCTGGGAGATTCCGTTCTCAAAGAAATGAGCGTTTTGTTTACGGATATTCGTTCGTTTACTACGATTTCGGAACAGATGACGCCGGAAGAAAACTTTCGTTTTATCAACGACTATCTTGCGAGTATGGAACCCGTGATTCAAAGACACGAAGGTTTTGTGGATAAGTTTATGGGAGACGGAATTCTCGCTCTTTTCTCCGGAGAAGGTGAAGCGATGAACCCGAACCTTCACGGTAAAACTTCGGCGGACAAGGCGATTCTTGCGGCGATCGAGATGAAAAAGAAAGTGCAGGCGATCAACGCGGAAGCAAAAGATTCTCACTTTAGAGGTTTAAAAATTGGAATCGGGATCAACACGGGAAATCTGATGCTCGGAACCGTGGGAAGTCGTTCCAGACTCGATACGACCGTGATCGGTGATACGGTTAACGTGGCTTCTCGTTTGGAAAGTTTAACGAACCTTTACCGAGCCGATATTCTCATTACGAAGAATACTCTTTCTTCGATGACGATCGCGGACGGTCTTGCGATCCGCGAAATCGATTCCGTTGTGGTCAAAGGGAAAACCGATCCGATCATCATCTATGAAGTATACGAAGCGGACGCGCCTCATATCCGCAAACTCAAGGACACAACTCTTCCTTTGATTACGAGAGGAATCATTCTTTACAAAGTCGCGGATTTTCAAGAAGCTCTCATCAATTTTGAACAAGCGCTCAAGGTTTTTCCGGAAGACATCGTTTCGATTTTGTATCGGAAACGTTGTCAGGAATACATCGCTTCTCCTCCGACCGGAAACTGGATCGGAGTTCAACATCTTCTCGAAAAGTAA